The proteins below are encoded in one region of Hordeum vulgare subsp. vulgare chromosome 3H, MorexV3_pseudomolecules_assembly, whole genome shotgun sequence:
- the LOC123442315 gene encoding protein TOPLESS-RELATED PROTEIN 2-like → MRVGQPDEVSFSGASHPPNVYSQEELPKQVFRTLNQGSNVMSLDFHPVQQTILLVGTNVGDIGIWEVGSRERIAHKTFKVWDIGSCTLPLQAALMKDAAICVNRCLWSPDGNILGMETGSSAALLIRAIFQ, encoded by the exons ATGCGTGTAGGCCAGCCAGATGAG GTGTCATTCTCTGGTGCAAGCCATCCTCCCAATGTTTACAGTCAAGAAGAGCTCCCCAAACAAGTTTTTCGCACACTCAATCAGGGTTCTAATGTTATGAGCCTGGATTTCCATCCTGTTCAACAAACTATTCTTCTAG TTGGAACAAATGTTGGTGACATCGGGATATGGGAAGTTGGTTCACGCGAAAGGATAGCACACAAGACATTTAAAGTTTGGGACATTGGCTCCTGTACCTTGCCATTGCAG GCTGCACTAATGAAAGATGCTGCAATATGTGTCAATAGGTGTCTGTGGAGCCCTGATGGAAATATTCTAGGTATGGAAACAGGCAGTTCAGCTGCATTATTAATACGCGCCATTTTTCAATAA